Proteins encoded by one window of Desulfovibrio ferrophilus:
- a CDS encoding N-acetylmuramoyl-L-alanine amidase family protein: MISRRKALQSLAALSVATMTHALWSPLARAAQSALELGLRGQDLLAAGDAPTALKVLAKAVAQRPDDPWLHGLMGRARLAAGDRRGALEAFRYAVSLDSNDSYSRMMADRIMQTPLPPAPARVFHSPSAVERQAEQERREAASRQDSRRGASGFSVRRVVLDAGHGGFDPGAMGRGGLMEKKVTLDLALRTERILARTAPGLKLYLTRRDDYYLPLSARTAEANRFSADIFVSLHINAGERRAAQGVETYSCSEKASSLEAERLAAYENSVLKLEGKQREQPGFIDMEELLFRFERRRYWDAGARAARRVQNVLTGMLPMRDRGVHSADFYVLRKARMPSVLLETGFISNPDEEAALRREDHRERIASAVATAVAGLYREGV, from the coding sequence ATGATTTCAAGGCGCAAGGCGCTTCAATCTCTGGCTGCGTTGTCCGTCGCCACGATGACACACGCTCTGTGGTCCCCTCTGGCACGAGCAGCGCAATCGGCTTTGGAACTCGGACTGCGAGGTCAGGATTTATTGGCTGCCGGCGATGCTCCGACGGCGTTAAAGGTCTTAGCCAAGGCTGTGGCCCAGCGGCCCGATGACCCCTGGTTGCATGGGTTGATGGGCCGGGCTCGCCTTGCTGCTGGCGATCGTCGTGGTGCGCTGGAGGCTTTTCGTTACGCTGTTTCCCTGGATTCCAACGACAGCTATTCGCGCATGATGGCCGATCGTATCATGCAGACGCCGTTGCCGCCTGCCCCTGCGCGTGTCTTTCATAGCCCCTCAGCCGTGGAGCGTCAGGCTGAGCAGGAGCGACGCGAGGCTGCATCAAGGCAGGATTCCAGACGAGGAGCAAGCGGTTTTTCCGTGCGCCGGGTGGTGCTGGATGCCGGGCATGGTGGCTTTGATCCCGGAGCCATGGGCCGCGGAGGCCTGATGGAGAAAAAAGTGACCCTTGATCTTGCCTTGCGCACGGAGCGTATCCTCGCGAGGACGGCACCGGGACTGAAACTCTATCTGACCCGGCGGGACGATTACTATTTGCCCTTGTCCGCACGCACGGCGGAGGCCAATCGGTTTTCCGCTGATATCTTCGTGTCTCTGCACATCAATGCGGGTGAACGCCGCGCTGCGCAAGGGGTGGAAACATATTCCTGTTCCGAGAAGGCCTCCAGCCTCGAAGCAGAGCGGTTGGCGGCTTACGAAAATTCTGTTCTCAAGCTGGAGGGCAAACAGCGGGAGCAGCCCGGTTTCATAGATATGGAAGAACTCTTGTTCCGGTTTGAGAGGCGGCGCTACTGGGATGCCGGGGCTCGTGCAGCCCGACGGGTGCAGAATGTGCTGACGGGGATGCTGCCCATGCGGGATCGAGGGGTGCACAGCGCTGATTTCTATGTGCTGCGCAAGGCACGGATGCCCTCGGTATTGTTGGAGACGGGGTTCATTTCCAACCCTGATGAGGAAGCAGCGCTCAGGCGGGAGGATCACCGCGAGCGGATTGCCTCCGCCGTGGCAACGGCGGTGGCAGGATTGTACCGGGAGGGCGTATGA
- the sixA gene encoding phosphohistidine phosphatase SixA: MELYLMQHGSCLSKEIDPDQPLSPVGRDQIFKSADAIRRLGLGFDAIVCSPKLRAVQTAEAVTQALGLNASSLTITESVKAMKRPEETVTFLRNLRAESIIIAGHLPNLGELASYLLSSPNKLRLGIENGGLMRIDADTLPTNNAVLRWMLSPMQLQLIAGR, from the coding sequence ATGGAACTGTACCTGATGCAACACGGCAGTTGCCTATCCAAGGAGATCGATCCGGACCAGCCCCTGTCTCCGGTGGGCAGGGATCAGATATTCAAAAGCGCTGATGCCATACGCCGCCTTGGTCTGGGATTCGACGCCATCGTGTGCAGCCCGAAGCTACGCGCCGTGCAGACCGCCGAAGCCGTGACTCAGGCCTTGGGACTGAACGCATCGAGTCTGACTATCACTGAATCTGTCAAAGCCATGAAACGCCCGGAGGAAACCGTGACCTTCCTGCGTAACCTGAGGGCCGAGTCAATAATCATCGCCGGGCACCTGCCCAATCTGGGCGAACTGGCTTCGTACCTGCTCTCCAGCCCGAACAAACTTCGCCTGGGAATCGAAAACGGCGGACTGATGCGTATCGATGCAGACACTCTGCCCACGAACAACGCTGTCCTGCGCTGGATGCTCTCGCCCATGCAATTACAACTTATTGCAGGCCGTTGA
- a CDS encoding LPP20 family lipoprotein, with the protein MKILKQALLMVLALLLVAGPAVAQQDAPSGEDYVQQAESGSINWDNGSMIATGVGAPPANAVNAAQARGMAKRAATVIARRNLLELIKGVQIDSSTTVENFMVSSDVVVSRIRGFLQNSQILDTAYMSDGSVEVTVGLKLRGGISDVVLPKADRFKLQAPAAAPKPEQLVPGAYTGLVVDARGLGVRPAMSPRILDEDGKELYGTVMVSREYAIQQGMAGYAKDQDKAMTNPRVGSNPMTVAAVAVKGRSRSDLVIPTAKAEEIRTQAESKEYLGQARVMILLD; encoded by the coding sequence ATGAAAATTCTGAAGCAGGCACTGTTGATGGTCCTTGCACTGCTACTGGTGGCAGGCCCTGCGGTTGCACAGCAGGACGCCCCCTCTGGGGAAGACTACGTGCAGCAGGCTGAGAGCGGTTCCATCAACTGGGACAATGGCTCGATGATTGCCACGGGCGTGGGTGCACCTCCGGCCAATGCTGTCAATGCGGCTCAGGCCAGAGGAATGGCCAAGAGGGCGGCCACGGTCATTGCGCGACGCAATCTTCTGGAGTTGATCAAGGGCGTGCAGATCGATTCCAGCACCACGGTGGAGAATTTCATGGTCTCCAGCGATGTCGTGGTCTCCAGGATACGCGGGTTCCTGCAGAATTCACAGATTCTGGACACCGCCTATATGTCTGATGGCTCGGTGGAAGTGACCGTGGGCTTGAAGCTGCGCGGAGGCATTTCCGATGTGGTACTGCCCAAGGCCGACAGGTTCAAACTCCAGGCTCCGGCGGCTGCGCCCAAGCCGGAACAGCTTGTTCCCGGTGCGTATACGGGACTGGTCGTGGATGCCCGGGGGTTGGGTGTGCGTCCGGCCATGAGCCCGCGTATTCTCGATGAGGACGGCAAGGAGTTGTATGGCACGGTCATGGTCAGCCGCGAGTATGCCATCCAGCAGGGCATGGCGGGCTATGCCAAGGACCAGGATAAGGCCATGACCAACCCCAGGGTGGGCAGCAACCCCATGACCGTGGCTGCCGTGGCAGTCAAGGGACGGTCGCGTTCCGATCTGGTGATTCCCACGGCCAAGGCCGAGGAAATTCGAACTCAGGCCGAGAGTAAAGAGTATCTGGGGCAGGCCCGGGTCATGATTCTGCTGGATTGA
- a CDS encoding S-layer homology domain-containing protein — MWFQAAKRLTILAGVMLLALALGGCGSKQPRVPVGVMDSPAHHFNNGLKFLDEGNALMADREFDLALSIEAEYPPALAGKGVVMAMNGNEDALDLVDDARDAADDWGPEVRMWPEVMELRVLTEMYSARMLSREDFLEEIVDIQEEALEMAPHAPQPYFYMGEAYVRALEFGPAEGQFHKVLLLAKGYEARAEKRWRLVQDVNRAAPNTVVGKKIALVEALTRADLAALMVEELDVDKFYTRTDIPLAGEFVEPVADQMILDTTLAVTDITEHPLRADIEKVLHYEVKGLGLYPDRSFHPDEPVTRAEAAMIFEDVVVRSTGRLELATQFIGQESRIPDMRGDHPAYNAAMLNVTRGIMDADIRTGLFRPLDTVSGIEALLAVKALRRELSLF; from the coding sequence ATGTGGTTTCAAGCGGCGAAACGACTGACTATTCTGGCTGGGGTGATGCTCCTTGCCCTGGCTTTGGGCGGTTGCGGAAGCAAACAGCCTCGGGTGCCTGTGGGTGTCATGGACAGCCCCGCGCATCATTTCAATAATGGCCTCAAATTTTTGGATGAAGGCAACGCGCTCATGGCGGATCGGGAATTCGATCTGGCCCTGTCCATCGAGGCTGAGTATCCACCGGCCCTGGCGGGCAAGGGTGTGGTCATGGCCATGAATGGCAACGAAGATGCCTTGGACCTGGTGGACGACGCGCGAGACGCGGCAGACGACTGGGGGCCGGAGGTTCGCATGTGGCCCGAAGTGATGGAATTGCGGGTTCTGACCGAGATGTATTCTGCCCGGATGCTGTCACGTGAGGATTTTCTGGAAGAGATTGTCGATATTCAGGAAGAAGCCTTGGAGATGGCTCCTCATGCGCCCCAACCGTATTTTTACATGGGTGAAGCCTATGTACGGGCCTTGGAATTCGGTCCTGCCGAAGGGCAGTTCCACAAGGTGCTGCTTTTGGCCAAGGGCTATGAAGCCCGGGCCGAAAAGCGCTGGCGTTTGGTGCAGGACGTGAACCGTGCCGCACCCAATACCGTCGTGGGAAAGAAGATCGCTCTTGTGGAAGCCCTGACCCGTGCCGATCTGGCGGCGCTGATGGTCGAGGAATTGGACGTGGACAAGTTCTATACGCGCACGGACATTCCCTTGGCGGGTGAGTTTGTGGAGCCTGTAGCGGACCAGATGATTTTGGATACGACCCTGGCGGTGACCGATATTACCGAGCATCCCCTGCGGGCCGATATCGAAAAAGTCCTGCATTATGAAGTCAAAGGGTTGGGATTATATCCTGATCGTTCCTTCCATCCTGACGAACCGGTGACTCGTGCTGAAGCGGCAATGATCTTCGAGGATGTGGTCGTGCGTTCCACGGGGCGCCTCGAATTGGCGACCCAGTTTATCGGACAGGAAAGCCGCATCCCGGATATGCGGGGTGATCATCCTGCTTATAACGCGGCCATGCTGAACGTCACACGGGGCATTATGGATGCCGACATCCGCACCGGGCTGTTCCGCCCGTTGGATACGGTTTCCGGCATTGAGGCGCTCTTGGCCGTGAAGGCCTTGCGACGT
- a CDS encoding tetratricopeptide repeat protein, whose protein sequence is MTLRVLFLGLLSLLVTVLMATPALATEDLVLAGADALYRGDVSAAEQAFSEVVRRDSSDDFAMNQLGLTLARQERFDEARVFFSKVADRSLDNVFSRLWLGIISLHDDDPEGARGWFQDVLQRSPDHPGALYLLGVEAASRRDLAQAVELFARAGRSGHDDADVQFRLAEAYRGLELSTNARLHYLRALEINPRHAAALVGLGWLYYNLGQRNVALKAWTRALTVAPRHDEARASLAAVLVREGTDLRHKGHLEAAQARFQQALEYDSGNKAALFYLR, encoded by the coding sequence ATGACCTTGCGGGTACTGTTCCTTGGGTTGCTGTCGCTATTGGTCACTGTGCTGATGGCGACACCTGCCCTGGCTACGGAAGATCTGGTTTTGGCTGGTGCAGATGCTCTGTATCGCGGTGATGTCTCGGCGGCGGAACAGGCTTTTAGCGAGGTTGTGCGTCGTGATTCCAGCGATGATTTTGCCATGAACCAATTGGGATTGACTCTGGCACGCCAGGAACGGTTCGACGAAGCCAGGGTATTTTTTTCGAAGGTGGCCGACCGTTCGCTGGATAATGTGTTTTCAAGGCTTTGGCTCGGAATCATTTCCTTGCATGATGACGATCCCGAGGGCGCGCGGGGCTGGTTTCAGGATGTGTTGCAACGCAGTCCCGATCATCCTGGAGCGCTGTACCTGTTGGGCGTGGAAGCGGCGTCCCGGCGTGATCTTGCCCAGGCGGTGGAATTATTCGCAAGGGCAGGGCGTTCGGGTCATGATGATGCAGATGTGCAGTTCCGCTTGGCGGAGGCGTATCGAGGTCTGGAGTTGTCTACCAACGCCCGGTTGCATTATCTCCGGGCTCTTGAAATCAACCCCCGGCATGCTGCGGCTCTGGTGGGACTCGGGTGGCTTTACTATAACCTCGGGCAGCGCAATGTCGCTTTGAAAGCCTGGACTCGCGCCCTGACGGTGGCCCCCAGGCATGACGAGGCACGGGCCAGCCTGGCTGCCGTGTTGGTTCGTGAAGGAACAGACTTGAGGCACAAAGGGCACCTTGAAGCCGCACAAGCACGTTTTCAGCAGGCTCTGGAATACGACTCCGGCAACAAGGCAGCGCTGTTTTACTTGCGCTGA